A section of the Leptospira noumeaensis genome encodes:
- a CDS encoding DUF2339 domain-containing protein: MEEKETQEILTRIQTMERELSFLKERVLSLSSPKVTQKQVNPPVPKPIPVVNHQTEVPLNDGPGWFVEWIGENLFVKLGVFSLLLASIWFFYLAIEEYWINESVRIWIGLISAIPILLYGYRVRNTRPYLSPSLLGLGIAVLFSAYYSGYLWYDLYSTETCFVGLLIISLTTVAIAHAQKSEVLFGFASFGAFLVPLLLSTGQNSYPFLFTYLLLWNLLFFWVKKDTGWKVIPLILLAANHLIFVGWANDNLVDAKPFFPIVFQLGVFVLFLLREFQTLETTKSKEPIFTLVTIGFTVGLGFIQSFWVFSVFYPIAKPFLLSLILILFYGLYERSIRKTELSMEKKKIYDLIGLFGLPFIVSLIVIGTTGKLLAFSLISFAFLVTVASTYSKQLYMYWAAFPVWFFALFYVFAFTYRSINEIPFLNGRFLVFATGSVYLVLSYFYSRKFSDLAKVFLYAAYPYWLLGTFVEIHLGFPEDKKLFLYTLSLIVYGLIALSVGFLKRIQPLKIVGFGSLSLVIIKFYLYDFWNLSLGYRILAGLFLGVTLIVTGTLYNHFKKETK; the protein is encoded by the coding sequence GTGGAAGAAAAAGAAACCCAAGAGATCCTCACTAGGATCCAAACTATGGAAAGGGAGCTTTCTTTTCTAAAAGAAAGAGTTTTATCCCTATCGAGTCCTAAAGTCACTCAGAAACAAGTTAACCCACCTGTTCCAAAACCAATTCCTGTCGTAAATCACCAAACAGAGGTTCCATTAAATGATGGCCCAGGTTGGTTTGTGGAATGGATCGGAGAAAACCTATTTGTTAAGTTAGGAGTTTTCTCCTTATTACTTGCCTCCATTTGGTTTTTCTATTTAGCAATCGAAGAATATTGGATCAACGAATCAGTTCGTATTTGGATAGGCCTTATATCCGCCATCCCCATTTTACTCTATGGATACCGAGTAAGAAACACTCGGCCGTATCTCTCTCCAAGTCTTTTGGGGCTTGGGATTGCTGTTTTGTTTTCCGCCTATTATTCGGGGTATTTATGGTATGATTTGTATTCCACAGAAACATGTTTTGTTGGACTACTCATCATCAGTTTAACAACAGTTGCCATCGCCCATGCACAAAAAAGCGAAGTGTTATTTGGGTTTGCCTCTTTTGGTGCTTTCCTTGTTCCCCTACTTCTTTCCACGGGCCAAAACTCCTATCCTTTTTTATTCACCTATTTACTCCTTTGGAATTTATTATTCTTTTGGGTGAAAAAAGATACAGGTTGGAAAGTGATCCCACTGATTTTACTCGCCGCAAACCACCTAATTTTTGTTGGATGGGCCAATGACAACTTAGTGGATGCAAAACCATTTTTTCCAATTGTTTTTCAACTAGGTGTTTTTGTATTATTTTTACTCAGAGAGTTCCAAACACTTGAAACTACAAAATCCAAAGAACCAATTTTTACTTTAGTCACAATTGGGTTTACCGTTGGACTTGGATTCATTCAGTCCTTCTGGGTTTTTTCCGTTTTTTATCCAATCGCAAAACCATTTTTACTCAGTTTAATCCTGATTCTATTTTACGGATTGTATGAACGTTCCATTCGAAAAACAGAACTCAGTATGGAGAAGAAAAAAATCTACGATTTGATTGGGTTATTCGGACTTCCCTTTATTGTAAGCCTAATCGTCATTGGAACTACAGGAAAACTATTAGCATTTAGTCTGATCAGTTTTGCCTTTCTCGTGACGGTTGCTTCTACCTATTCCAAACAACTTTATATGTACTGGGCTGCTTTTCCGGTTTGGTTTTTTGCATTGTTTTATGTTTTTGCATTCACCTATCGTTCTATAAACGAAATTCCATTTTTAAACGGAAGATTTTTGGTTTTTGCCACAGGTTCAGTTTATCTCGTACTTTCCTATTTTTATAGCAGAAAGTTTTCCGACTTAGCCAAAGTCTTTTTATACGCAGCTTATCCTTACTGGTTACTCGGAACCTTTGTTGAAATCCATTTAGGTTTCCCTGAAGATAAAAAATTATTCCTCTATACACTGAGTTTGATTGTGTATGGATTAATTGCTTTGTCAGTCGGATTTCTAAAAAGAATCCAACCACTAAAAATCGTAGGATTTGGATCACTATCTCTTGTGATCATCAAATTCTATTTATACGATTTCTGGAATTTAAGTTTGGGATACAGAATTCTCGCAGGTTTATTCTTAGGTGTTACGCTTATCGTAACAGGAACATTATACAATCATTTCAAAAAGGAAACAAAATGA
- a CDS encoding alkane 1-monooxygenase: protein MTLTKRFSFLLCYVLPLLVVFSEQFGGVTYLIVPITVFIILPLLDLFVGKDDSNPSDTNFLNLQNDSFFRYLTQIWAYLQLIFVIWSVYRIVLFPHSIMEFVLFAIAVGIVTGGIGITVGHELGHKNTRYEQFLSKMIYMTVSYMHFYIEHNRGHHTNVSTPNDPASSKKNQSFYQFYPQTVVGALESAWELEKKRLSKLGLGVFHYRNEMIWYLVITILFLFCMVMFGTILLGGEIPFEVLGFLLLQSFVAFSLLEMTNYIEHYGLKRKEVSIGKFEKVLPVHSWNQNYFVSNALLFQLQRHSDHHANAGRRYQALRHYEEAPQLPFGYELMILIALVPPLWFSMMNPILESWEKNQNTTS, encoded by the coding sequence ATGACTCTTACCAAACGATTTAGTTTTTTACTTTGTTACGTATTACCTTTGTTAGTAGTATTTTCGGAACAGTTTGGAGGAGTAACTTATTTAATTGTTCCCATTACCGTTTTTATCATTTTACCGTTATTGGATTTATTCGTCGGAAAGGATGATTCCAATCCAAGTGATACAAATTTTCTTAACTTACAAAATGATTCTTTTTTTCGTTATCTAACACAGATTTGGGCTTATCTGCAACTTATCTTTGTAATTTGGTCAGTTTACCGAATTGTTTTATTTCCTCATTCGATTATGGAATTTGTATTATTTGCAATCGCAGTGGGCATTGTCACTGGTGGGATTGGAATTACTGTCGGTCATGAACTTGGTCATAAAAATACCCGTTATGAACAGTTCCTTTCTAAAATGATTTATATGACTGTTTCCTATATGCATTTTTACATCGAACATAACCGGGGACACCATACCAATGTATCCACTCCCAATGACCCAGCCTCCTCGAAAAAAAACCAATCCTTCTACCAGTTTTATCCGCAAACAGTTGTAGGTGCTCTCGAGTCAGCTTGGGAACTCGAAAAAAAACGATTATCTAAGTTGGGACTGGGTGTTTTTCATTATCGAAATGAGATGATTTGGTATTTGGTCATCACAATTCTTTTTTTATTTTGCATGGTAATGTTTGGAACCATACTTCTGGGCGGAGAGATTCCTTTTGAAGTTCTTGGTTTTTTATTATTACAGTCATTTGTTGCATTTTCTCTTTTAGAAATGACAAATTACATTGAACATTATGGTTTGAAACGAAAGGAAGTTTCGATTGGTAAATTTGAGAAAGTATTGCCAGTCCACTCTTGGAATCAAAATTATTTTGTTTCGAATGCTCTTCTATTCCAATTACAAAGACATTCTGATCATCATGCCAATGCCGGTCGAAGATACCAAGCGCTTCGTCATTATGAAGAAGCTCCCCAGTTGCCTTTTGGTTATGAATTAATGATTCTAATTGCATTAGTTCCCCCTCTATGGTTTTCTATGATGAACCCTATCCTGGAATCTTGGGAAAAAAATCAAAACACTACGTCATAA
- a CDS encoding TetR/AcrR family transcriptional regulator, which produces MPIFVTKGVSSVSMRELSKELGVSTGTLYHYFPTKEILFESMVKQVVAIDEKEIRELSETQFSLEDIMNFVAKREDHFMNLVLLAVDVKRQLNDSNELAELVEDSFHSYRTALDQFFPSDTNVKAGKAFLSFFIGALFLKNKATIETEWPELFEGLGNLMALFQSKK; this is translated from the coding sequence ATGCCTATTTTTGTGACCAAAGGGGTGTCTTCAGTTTCGATGCGTGAGTTGTCCAAAGAGTTAGGTGTTTCTACCGGAACTCTTTATCATTACTTTCCAACGAAAGAGATTCTCTTTGAATCCATGGTAAAACAAGTCGTGGCCATTGATGAAAAGGAGATTCGGGAGTTATCAGAAACTCAGTTTAGCCTGGAAGATATCATGAATTTCGTCGCGAAGAGGGAAGATCATTTTATGAATTTGGTTTTGCTCGCAGTGGATGTAAAGAGACAACTGAATGACTCCAATGAATTGGCAGAGTTAGTGGAAGATTCCTTTCATTCGTATCGAACGGCTTTGGATCAATTTTTTCCTTCTGATACAAACGTAAAAGCAGGGAAGGCATTTTTGTCTTTTTTTATTGGAGCTTTGTTTTTGAAAAATAAAGCCACTATAGAAACAGAATGGCCGGAACTATTTGAGGGTTTGGGGAACTTAATGGCATTATTCCAAAGCAAAAAATAA
- a CDS encoding DUF1499 domain-containing protein: MNHKISVLTTTALFYFLFSCTGTRPDTLGVKSEKLAECPKTPNCVSSFADPSDLEHYRSSVPYKKPLAAAQLSLKEKLEQSPRVKLIQVNTNYIYAEFTSLIMRYVDDVEFYFDEKNKILHFRSASRLGKSDFGVNRKRIELILKDLEI, from the coding sequence ATGAATCATAAAATTTCCGTATTAACCACCACCGCCCTCTTCTACTTCCTATTTAGTTGCACCGGCACAAGACCGGATACCTTGGGAGTCAAATCAGAGAAACTAGCAGAATGTCCCAAAACTCCAAACTGTGTCAGTAGTTTTGCAGACCCGAGCGACTTGGAACATTATAGAAGTTCCGTTCCTTATAAAAAACCCTTGGCCGCGGCACAACTATCTTTAAAAGAAAAATTGGAACAGTCACCCAGAGTCAAACTCATCCAAGTAAATACAAACTATATTTATGCGGAGTTTACTTCACTGATCATGCGTTATGTGGATGACGTGGAATTTTATTTTGATGAAAAAAACAAAATCCTTCACTTTCGATCGGCTTCAAGATTAGGAAAATCTGATTTTGGTGTGAACCGAAAACGAATCGAGTTAATTCTGAAAGATTTGGAAATCTAA
- the carB gene encoding carbamoyl-phosphate synthase large subunit, with the protein MPQRNDLKSILIIGSGPIVIGQACEFDYSGTQATKALREKGIRVILVNSNPATIMTDPDLADATYIEPLTVPVLEKIIKKEKPDAILPTVGGQTALNLALALHKEGVLEKYNVELIGAKVEAIRKAEDRELFKLAMEKLGIRVAKSFMVSDMEAARKAKDEIGFPIIIRPAFTLGGTGGGTCYEESEFEEIAQKGLSASPISQVLVEESVMGWKEFELEVMRDLADNVVIICSIENLDPMGVHTGDSITVAPQQTLSDKEYQRLRDMSIDIIREIGVETGGSNIQFAVNPENGDVIVIEMNPRVSRSSALASKATGFPIAKIAALLSIGYTLDEIRNDITRVTPASFEPSIDYVVTKIPRFAFEKFPGSDPTLGVQMKAVGEAMAIGRNFKESFQKALRSLETDRFGFGSDGYLKELLEWESNPKEERKTWLTAKVKRPTDKRIFYVKMAFDFGMSVEEIFEICKIDPWFLYQFEELYLLENKFRKEGKAIIEEMKKSGFSNRQLAFLLKEEQILAQVRSGAAIEITKAKVEKTLRDEEESIEKFLEEKNIHPVYKRIDTCAGEFEAFTPYMYSSYDEEDEAEVTSKKKVMILGGGPNRIGQGIEFDYCCCHASFSLQEAGVESIMVNSNPETVSTDYDTSDRLYFEPLSLEDVMAIFKKEKPDGVIVQLGGQTPLKLAKALEKRGVPIMGTSPDSIDRAEDRKRFAEVLEKLNLKSPDNGIAASKDKAREIARKIGYPVLVRPSYVLGGRAMLIVNEESELDKYMEEAEEVSEDRPLLVDSFLQDAIEVDVDALCDGKDVFIAGIMEHIEEAGIHSGDSACVLPPQSISQRMLQEIEEATYRLALELDVKGLINVQYAIKEETLYVLEVNPRASRTVPFVAKSIGIPVVKIAVRLMLGETLASFKLGKRFSAPMITVKEAVLPFSKFPGVDTILGPEMRSTGEVMGVAMTKGEAFVKAQIMAGEEPPKHGTVFVTINDKTKKELLESVRSLSNLGYNIIATEGTHKFLSDNGILSSKINKIYDGYFPNVIDYIKEKKIHLIINTPLSRVTRENAFTIRQAAIKYKVPCLTTAQAAKALIHGLVEMKDKGFSVNSLQEIHAKHKKT; encoded by the coding sequence ATGCCGCAACGTAACGACTTAAAATCAATTTTGATCATCGGATCCGGACCTATCGTCATCGGGCAGGCATGCGAATTTGACTACTCCGGAACCCAGGCAACAAAGGCCCTTAGGGAAAAGGGGATACGAGTCATTCTCGTAAATTCCAATCCGGCCACAATTATGACGGATCCCGATCTTGCGGATGCCACTTATATCGAACCACTCACAGTCCCTGTATTAGAAAAAATTATCAAAAAAGAAAAACCGGATGCCATCTTACCAACAGTAGGTGGACAAACTGCTTTGAACTTAGCTTTAGCACTCCACAAAGAAGGAGTTTTAGAGAAATATAATGTCGAACTCATAGGTGCTAAGGTTGAGGCCATTCGTAAAGCAGAGGATAGGGAACTATTCAAACTAGCGATGGAAAAACTGGGGATTCGTGTTGCAAAATCATTTATGGTTTCCGACATGGAAGCGGCTAGAAAAGCAAAGGATGAAATTGGGTTTCCAATCATCATTCGACCGGCTTTCACTTTAGGTGGAACTGGTGGTGGAACTTGTTACGAAGAATCTGAATTCGAAGAAATTGCTCAAAAAGGACTCTCTGCATCTCCCATCTCACAAGTATTAGTGGAAGAGTCGGTGATGGGTTGGAAAGAGTTCGAGTTAGAGGTGATGAGAGACCTTGCGGACAACGTAGTCATCATTTGTTCGATTGAAAATTTGGATCCAATGGGTGTCCATACAGGAGATTCAATCACAGTTGCCCCACAACAAACGTTAAGTGATAAAGAATACCAAAGACTTCGCGATATGTCGATTGATATCATAAGGGAAATTGGAGTGGAAACCGGTGGTTCCAATATCCAATTTGCCGTGAATCCAGAAAACGGAGATGTCATTGTCATTGAAATGAATCCGCGTGTTTCACGTTCTTCCGCATTGGCATCAAAAGCCACAGGATTTCCTATCGCAAAAATTGCAGCATTACTTTCTATCGGTTACACCTTAGACGAAATCAGGAATGACATCACTCGAGTGACACCAGCAAGTTTTGAACCTTCCATTGATTATGTTGTGACCAAAATTCCAAGATTTGCTTTTGAAAAATTCCCAGGTTCTGATCCAACCTTAGGTGTTCAAATGAAAGCCGTTGGGGAAGCCATGGCCATTGGTCGTAACTTCAAAGAAAGTTTTCAAAAAGCACTGAGATCTCTGGAAACCGATCGTTTTGGTTTTGGTAGTGATGGATACCTAAAAGAACTTTTAGAGTGGGAATCGAACCCCAAAGAAGAAAGAAAAACCTGGCTAACAGCAAAGGTAAAAAGACCAACTGACAAACGAATTTTTTATGTGAAGATGGCATTTGACTTTGGAATGAGTGTCGAAGAAATTTTTGAAATTTGTAAAATAGATCCATGGTTTCTTTATCAATTCGAAGAATTATATCTTTTAGAAAACAAATTTCGTAAAGAGGGAAAGGCCATCATTGAAGAGATGAAAAAATCTGGTTTTTCCAATCGCCAACTTGCCTTTCTTTTGAAAGAAGAACAAATACTCGCCCAAGTTCGTAGCGGTGCAGCCATTGAAATCACCAAAGCAAAAGTAGAAAAAACCCTTCGCGATGAAGAAGAGTCCATAGAAAAATTCTTAGAAGAAAAAAATATCCATCCAGTATACAAAAGAATTGATACTTGTGCTGGTGAATTCGAAGCATTCACACCTTATATGTATTCTTCTTATGACGAAGAAGATGAAGCTGAAGTCACTTCCAAAAAGAAAGTGATGATTCTTGGTGGTGGACCAAACCGAATTGGCCAAGGGATAGAGTTTGATTATTGTTGTTGTCATGCCTCCTTTTCCTTACAAGAAGCAGGAGTGGAATCCATTATGGTCAACTCCAATCCAGAAACAGTTTCCACAGACTACGATACTTCCGACCGATTGTATTTTGAACCATTAAGTCTTGAAGATGTAATGGCAATTTTCAAAAAAGAAAAACCTGACGGTGTGATTGTTCAGTTAGGTGGACAAACTCCTTTGAAATTAGCAAAAGCTCTCGAAAAAAGAGGAGTTCCTATTATGGGAACAAGTCCTGACTCGATTGACCGTGCGGAAGATCGTAAACGTTTCGCTGAAGTTTTAGAAAAACTAAATTTAAAATCACCTGACAATGGAATAGCGGCCTCCAAAGACAAAGCAAGGGAAATTGCCAGAAAAATTGGATACCCGGTTCTTGTTAGACCATCCTATGTATTGGGTGGAAGGGCAATGCTCATTGTAAACGAAGAGTCAGAACTTGATAAATACATGGAAGAGGCAGAAGAGGTATCGGAAGATAGACCACTTCTTGTGGATTCCTTTTTACAAGATGCCATCGAAGTAGATGTGGATGCTCTATGTGACGGCAAAGATGTTTTTATTGCAGGGATAATGGAACATATTGAAGAAGCAGGGATTCACTCTGGTGACTCGGCTTGTGTATTACCTCCTCAATCCATTTCTCAACGAATGTTACAAGAAATTGAAGAAGCAACCTACCGTTTGGCTTTGGAATTAGATGTAAAGGGTTTGATCAACGTACAATATGCAATCAAAGAAGAAACTTTGTATGTTTTGGAAGTAAATCCTCGTGCTTCGAGAACTGTACCTTTTGTCGCTAAGTCAATTGGTATCCCGGTTGTGAAAATTGCCGTTAGACTTATGTTAGGTGAAACTTTGGCATCCTTTAAACTAGGGAAACGTTTTTCTGCACCTATGATTACTGTAAAAGAGGCAGTATTACCTTTTAGTAAGTTCCCAGGTGTTGATACCATCCTTGGTCCAGAGATGAGGTCCACTGGGGAAGTGATGGGTGTTGCGATGACAAAAGGAGAAGCCTTTGTCAAAGCTCAGATCATGGCAGGGGAAGAACCACCTAAACATGGAACCGTCTTTGTGACCATCAATGATAAAACTAAAAAAGAATTGTTAGAGTCAGTTCGTTCCTTATCGAACTTAGGATACAATATCATTGCCACAGAAGGAACTCATAAATTTCTTTCCGACAATGGAATCCTTTCTAGTAAAATTAATAAAATCTACGACGGATACTTTCCGAATGTGATTGATTACATCAAAGAAAAGAAAATCCATTTGATCATCAACACACCACTCTCAAGGGTCACTCGTGAAAATGCTTTTACGATCCGGCAAGCTGCCATTAAATACAAAGTGCCTTGTTTAACTACCGCACAAGCGGCAAAGGCACTGATTCATGGTTTGGTGGAAATGAAAGATAAAGGTTTTTCCGTGAATTCCCTTCAGGAAATCCACGCGAAACATAAAAAAACTTAA
- a CDS encoding sulfatase family protein — MGPIQAPLFPIRILKLAIWFTVFFYLFFLIFNTSFTIMGVDVGDFLKQYLGAFFGVYLSTTFKVFSVSLFLHLSLFSLVYLTYHFLKQSDVSWIHLSAWVVFIECLALLHSMVSYPQIYGEFFFFRYPTFAPFLYFLTDHTSPGYFTLVLGILILVFLSVLSLQIYLHKNKESFFVLVHVLILGLVHISGYYMVGIFYFAILFWQGKQYQRIHIKSYGIILFLLILFYLVPGIWTRIEAFTHSNEKEKPPVFIIAADSLRYDKIGYKIGGKSITPKIDLFAKDGFVFHDHHTTIPRTFPSWADLLTGQYAMSHKVRDMFPSPEEKKRIGSPAFSTIQQKLKEIGYRSYAIGSFAADIFPRANFGFDEVHAPNFNARIMTVQRTAESQLFLMPFLTGSWFSGGMYLEEMDGLSTWGDGSRILDRFRSVLHREGKDSFSVTYFSSVIHFPYTPAYPYYKTFTDPNYYGKYKYLKFVDPTNSTTPDELETKQIRGLFDSAVFAFDSEFGEIISELKDKEIYDEAIIILTADHGEALYEDVHGQGHGEHLRGEAVTHVPFIIKFPKSTNPTKPDNEFFGITSSVDIYPTLMEYFNLTTKQKFPGRSLLPMFGKSNWEDDRLVYAETGIWFSDAGDHFFQKQRIPYPNILSLHQVIPEEDYQIMITDPIYRETIAFSKHRSVQNSNYKLIYIPTRQGVVFELYDRKKDPLNTKNLYPNHPMATKMKDMLYQTVIQWEDASLAGEYLIPSSLSDINEN; from the coding sequence ATGGGTCCGATCCAAGCCCCTCTTTTCCCTATCCGAATCCTTAAACTTGCCATTTGGTTTACCGTTTTTTTTTATCTATTTTTTCTAATCTTTAATACTAGTTTTACAATCATGGGAGTAGACGTAGGTGACTTCCTCAAACAGTACTTAGGTGCTTTTTTTGGGGTTTATCTTTCCACAACTTTCAAAGTTTTTTCAGTTTCTCTTTTTCTACACCTAAGTCTTTTTTCTCTCGTTTATTTAACTTACCATTTTCTAAAACAATCAGATGTTTCTTGGATTCATTTGTCTGCTTGGGTTGTTTTCATTGAATGTTTGGCTTTACTGCATTCGATGGTGAGTTATCCACAAATTTACGGAGAGTTCTTTTTTTTCCGTTATCCTACCTTTGCACCATTTTTATATTTTTTAACAGACCATACAAGTCCTGGGTATTTTACCTTGGTTCTCGGAATACTAATCTTAGTGTTTCTTTCCGTGTTATCCTTACAAATTTACCTACATAAAAACAAAGAGAGTTTTTTCGTTTTGGTTCATGTTCTAATCCTTGGGTTAGTACATATTTCCGGTTATTATATGGTCGGAATCTTTTATTTTGCGATTCTATTCTGGCAAGGCAAACAATACCAAAGGATTCATATCAAGTCCTATGGAATCATTCTTTTTCTTTTAATCCTTTTTTATTTAGTTCCAGGTATCTGGACTAGGATTGAGGCATTCACTCATTCGAATGAAAAAGAAAAACCTCCTGTTTTTATCATCGCCGCAGATTCCCTCAGATATGACAAAATTGGTTATAAAATTGGTGGAAAGAGCATCACTCCTAAGATTGATTTGTTTGCCAAAGATGGATTTGTATTTCACGACCATCATACCACCATCCCTCGCACCTTTCCTAGTTGGGCAGATTTACTCACCGGCCAATATGCAATGAGCCACAAGGTTCGTGATATGTTTCCTTCACCGGAAGAAAAAAAGCGAATCGGATCTCCTGCTTTTTCCACAATCCAACAAAAGTTAAAAGAAATTGGATACCGTAGTTATGCGATTGGAAGTTTTGCCGCCGATATTTTCCCCCGTGCCAACTTTGGATTTGATGAGGTTCATGCACCGAATTTTAATGCTCGCATTATGACGGTTCAACGGACAGCCGAGTCCCAACTTTTCCTTATGCCTTTTCTTACAGGTTCTTGGTTTTCTGGTGGGATGTATTTGGAAGAAATGGACGGATTGTCCACTTGGGGAGATGGTAGTCGAATTTTAGACAGATTCCGATCGGTTCTCCATCGAGAAGGAAAAGATTCATTTTCTGTAACCTACTTTTCCAGTGTCATACATTTCCCTTACACACCAGCATACCCATATTACAAAACATTTACCGATCCCAATTATTATGGTAAGTATAAATATTTAAAGTTTGTAGATCCCACAAACTCTACAACTCCCGATGAATTAGAAACAAAACAAATTCGTGGGCTTTTTGATAGTGCTGTATTTGCCTTTGATTCTGAATTTGGAGAGATCATTTCTGAATTAAAAGACAAAGAGATTTATGACGAAGCCATCATCATACTCACTGCCGACCACGGGGAAGCTTTGTATGAAGATGTACATGGTCAAGGGCATGGAGAACATTTACGTGGGGAAGCAGTCACCCATGTTCCTTTTATTATAAAATTTCCTAAATCAACAAACCCTACGAAACCAGACAATGAGTTTTTCGGAATTACATCCAGTGTGGATATTTATCCGACTCTTATGGAATATTTTAATCTTACCACCAAACAAAAGTTCCCTGGTAGATCGTTATTGCCAATGTTTGGAAAATCAAATTGGGAAGATGATCGTTTGGTATATGCGGAAACTGGAATTTGGTTTTCGGATGCTGGGGATCATTTTTTTCAAAAACAAAGAATTCCTTATCCGAACATCCTTTCTCTCCACCAAGTAATCCCAGAAGAAGATTACCAAATTATGATCACAGATCCAATTTACAGAGAAACCATTGCTTTTTCAAAACATAGGTCTGTTCAAAATTCCAATTACAAACTCATTTATATTCCCACACGCCAAGGAGTGGTTTTTGAATTGTATGACCGTAAAAAAGATCCTCTAAACACAAAGAATCTTTACCCGAACCACCCTATGGCAACAAAAATGAAAGACATGTTATACCAAACTGTGATTCAATGGGAAGACGCCTCTCTCGCGGGAGAGTATTTAATACCAAGTTCTTTATCAGATATCAATGAAAACTAA